A section of the Leptospira kobayashii genome encodes:
- a CDS encoding TetR/AcrR family transcriptional regulator, whose protein sequence is MPKIVDHEKYREELWKGAFPIFIEKGYLPVTMRELAQVLNVSTGTLYHYFETKEILFETMVRFVIGEDLSQLEERWKLKGENVSENSEILIEYLESKSSHFQSLLVLALDIHRNSDLKLKFSSLLNESFLQFQRILESRFESKGEFLLSYIIGELYKNLIIGHPIRWGHNLKEVLKSFQFSII, encoded by the coding sequence ATGCCTAAGATAGTGGATCATGAAAAATACAGAGAAGAGCTTTGGAAAGGAGCATTTCCCATCTTTATCGAGAAGGGGTATTTGCCCGTAACGATGAGAGAATTGGCTCAGGTACTGAATGTTTCCACCGGGACTCTTTATCATTATTTTGAAACGAAAGAAATTTTATTTGAGACGATGGTTCGATTCGTTATAGGGGAGGATCTTTCCCAATTGGAAGAAAGATGGAAACTGAAGGGAGAGAATGTATCAGAAAATTCTGAAATTCTAATAGAATATCTGGAATCGAAATCGTCCCATTTCCAAAGTTTATTGGTTCTTGCATTGGACATTCATCGTAATTCCGATTTGAAATTGAAATTCAGTTCTTTGTTGAACGAATCTTTTTTGCAATTTCAAAGAATCCTGGAAAGCAGATTCGAATCCAAGGGAGAGTTTTTATTATCTTATATCATAGGTGAATTGTATAAGAATCTAATCATTGGTCATCCTATCCGGTGGGGTCATAACCTTAAGGAAGTTTTAAAATCATTTCAATTTTCTATCATTTGA
- a CDS encoding PQQ-dependent sugar dehydrogenase, with translation MNKPSLRIPISLFYILSFAFAFSTCDSIRSLLVSKLGAAEDYKPETDPGKLVAEFSSKDTSREKINIRLVEVAAGFAQPTDLQFPPKEDEYFLVAEKQGKLKWGKVNSKLTGVLLTLNVISEGEEGLLGLAFHPDFAKNGKIYLNYTLKQGKKDISRIAEWTLSQPKDLPNAKAESERVIMEVEQPYPNHNAGQIAFGPDRLLYVGWGDGGWMADPRKNGQNPKTFLGSMLRIDVNSPSEKLPYSIPKDNPFVGDTCCAPETFAYGLRNPWRYSFDPKGRLILADVGQDLWEEIDVIEKGKNYGWNTKEASHCFDPKEKCKSEGLTDPIYEYGREEGQSITGGYVYSNSKVSGLTNKYVFGDFITGRLWAISIPEDTNSTAKTAYALGKWPILISTFGRDHSGNVYVVDFASGRIYKIE, from the coding sequence ATGAACAAACCTTCATTACGAATCCCAATTTCCCTATTCTATATATTATCATTTGCGTTCGCTTTTTCCACTTGCGATTCCATCCGAAGCCTTTTGGTTTCAAAACTGGGGGCGGCCGAAGATTACAAGCCGGAAACCGATCCGGGAAAACTTGTAGCCGAATTTTCAAGCAAAGACACTTCCCGAGAAAAGATTAATATTCGTTTGGTGGAAGTGGCTGCCGGATTTGCGCAGCCTACCGATTTACAATTTCCTCCCAAAGAAGACGAATACTTTCTGGTCGCGGAAAAACAGGGAAAATTGAAATGGGGAAAGGTAAATAGCAAACTAACCGGTGTTTTGCTAACATTGAATGTGATTTCGGAAGGGGAAGAAGGACTTCTGGGACTTGCGTTTCATCCCGATTTCGCAAAGAACGGAAAAATATATCTGAACTACACTTTGAAACAAGGGAAAAAAGACATCAGTCGGATTGCGGAATGGACTCTTTCCCAACCGAAGGATCTTCCCAATGCCAAAGCCGAATCGGAAAGAGTGATTATGGAAGTGGAACAACCTTACCCCAATCACAACGCGGGACAAATTGCATTCGGCCCTGACCGCCTACTCTATGTTGGGTGGGGTGACGGAGGATGGATGGCCGATCCCAGAAAGAACGGACAAAATCCGAAAACGTTTTTAGGAAGCATGTTACGAATCGATGTGAACTCGCCTTCGGAAAAACTTCCCTACTCCATTCCCAAAGACAATCCTTTTGTAGGAGATACTTGCTGTGCTCCGGAAACATTCGCTTACGGTCTCCGCAATCCATGGAGATACAGTTTCGATCCGAAAGGAAGACTGATTCTTGCCGATGTGGGTCAGGATCTTTGGGAAGAAATCGACGTCATCGAAAAAGGAAAAAACTACGGCTGGAATACCAAAGAAGCCTCTCATTGTTTCGACCCGAAAGAAAAATGCAAATCCGAAGGTTTAACAGATCCTATTTACGAATACGGAAGAGAAGAAGGTCAATCCATTACCGGCGGATACGTTTACTCCAATTCCAAAGTAAGCGGCCTTACCAACAAATATGTGTTTGGTGATTTTATCACAGGCCGACTTTGGGCGATTTCCATTCCCGAAGATACAAACAGTACGGCTAAAACAGCTTATGCACTCGGCAAATGGCCTATCCTGATTTCCACATTCGGAAGAGATCATTCCGGCAATGTATATGTAGTCGACTTTGCTTCGGGAAGAATTTACAAAATCGAGTGA
- the cimA gene encoding (R)-citramalate synthase CimA, with translation MKSLSDKIQILDVTLRDGEQTNGVSFSWQQKLNITKFLLYDLKVDRVEIASARVSPGEFEAVKKIVEWAGTEGLSDKIEILGFVDFEKTPNWMRDTGVKVLNLLTKGSLNHLTNQLRKTPEEHYSDISKTVEFASAYGITTNVYLEDWSNGYLHSRDYVIDYLKNVSKFKIGKFYLPDTLGVMSPDEVGKAIGDLVGLFPDLWFEFHGHNDYDLAVANCLAAVKSGAKGLHVAVNGLGERAGNSPLEAVITALHDKTEFRSNVVEKEITNASRLVEIFSGKRISDNRPIVGEDVFTQTAGIHADGDKKGNLYANLIMPERFGRSRVYALGKLAGKASITENLKQLGMVLSPEVEKKVLSRVIELGDQNKTVTKEDLPYIIADITGENREASFQIEACTVTSGIGVKPTADLKVKFKNQSFAETGTGDGGYDAFMNALGKVLQKLNISIPPLYDYEVRIPPGGNTNALVETVITWKRETDLQPIRTIGIDSDQQVAAIKATEKLLHIILG, from the coding sequence ATGAAAAGTCTTTCCGATAAAATCCAAATTTTAGACGTTACTTTACGTGATGGAGAACAAACCAACGGGGTTTCTTTTTCCTGGCAGCAAAAGCTGAATATCACAAAATTTTTGTTATACGATCTTAAGGTCGATCGGGTGGAAATCGCAAGTGCGAGGGTTTCTCCCGGCGAATTCGAAGCGGTCAAAAAAATCGTGGAATGGGCGGGAACGGAAGGTCTTTCCGATAAAATCGAAATTTTGGGATTTGTTGATTTCGAGAAAACTCCCAACTGGATGAGGGACACTGGTGTTAAGGTCTTGAATCTTCTGACCAAAGGATCCTTGAATCACCTAACCAACCAACTACGAAAAACTCCCGAGGAACATTATTCCGATATTTCCAAAACGGTCGAATTTGCTTCCGCTTACGGAATCACTACCAACGTTTATCTGGAAGATTGGTCGAACGGATATTTGCATTCCCGCGATTATGTGATCGATTATCTTAAGAATGTATCGAAATTCAAAATCGGAAAATTTTATCTACCGGACACTCTCGGGGTCATGTCTCCCGACGAAGTGGGAAAGGCAATAGGAGATTTGGTCGGTCTATTTCCCGATCTTTGGTTTGAATTTCATGGTCACAATGATTATGACCTAGCAGTTGCTAATTGCCTTGCCGCCGTAAAATCGGGTGCCAAAGGTTTGCATGTTGCTGTGAACGGACTCGGAGAGAGAGCGGGCAATTCTCCTTTGGAAGCAGTGATTACTGCATTGCATGATAAAACGGAATTTCGATCCAATGTTGTGGAAAAGGAAATTACAAACGCATCCCGCCTTGTGGAAATTTTTTCAGGCAAGCGGATTTCCGACAATCGTCCGATCGTGGGAGAAGACGTATTCACCCAAACCGCAGGGATTCATGCAGACGGAGACAAAAAAGGAAATTTATACGCCAATCTGATTATGCCCGAAAGGTTCGGGCGAAGCCGAGTTTACGCACTTGGTAAGTTAGCCGGTAAGGCGAGTATCACCGAAAACTTGAAACAATTGGGAATGGTTTTATCTCCCGAAGTGGAAAAGAAAGTTTTGTCCAGAGTGATTGAGTTAGGTGACCAAAATAAAACCGTCACAAAAGAAGATCTTCCTTACATTATCGCGGATATAACGGGGGAAAACAGGGAAGCTTCCTTTCAAATCGAAGCTTGTACTGTTACCAGCGGAATCGGTGTAAAACCGACTGCCGATTTAAAGGTTAAATTCAAAAATCAGAGTTTTGCAGAAACGGGAACGGGAGACGGTGGTTACGATGCTTTTATGAATGCTTTGGGAAAAGTGCTTCAAAAATTGAACATCAGCATACCTCCGTTATATGATTATGAAGTGAGGATTCCTCCCGGAGGAAATACGAATGCACTGGTGGAAACCGTAATCACTTGGAAGAGAGAGACGGATCTGCAACCTATCAGAACCATCGGAATCGATTCCGATCAACAAGTGGCCGCAATCAAAGCCACTGAAAAACTACTCCATATCATTTTAGGCTAG
- the carB gene encoding carbamoyl-phosphate synthase large subunit, which produces MPKRSDLNSILIIGSGPIVIGQACEFDYSGTQATKALREKGIRVILVNSNPATIMTDPDLADATYIEPLTVPVLEKIIKKEKPDAILPTVGGQTALNLALALHRDGILEKYNVELIGAKVEAIRKAEDRELFKKAMEKLNIRVAKSVMVSDMVAARAAAIEIGFPIIIRPAFTLGGTGGGTCYDQDEFEDIAAKGLSASPISQILVEESVLGWKEFELEVMRDLADNVVIICSIENLDPMGVHTGDSITVAPQQTLSDKEYQRLRDMSIDIIREIGVETGGSNIQFAVNPADGDVIVIEMNPRVSRSSALASKATGFPIAKIAALLSIGYTLDEIKNDITRVTPASFEPSIDYVVTKIPRFAFEKFPGSDPTLGVQMKAVGEAMAIGRTFKESFQKALRSLESDRFGFGSDGYLKELIEWDGIKDSDKKEWLTAKVKRPTDKRIFYVKLAFNYGLSVEEIHDICKIDPWFLYQFDELLTLEKRFKTEGRTILREMKKAGFSNRQLAFLTKESEIYTQLRSGAPIDVTKSKIEGILRKEEEDLETYLLKEHLSPVYKRIDTCAGEFEAFTPYLYSSYDEEDEAEVSSRKKVMILGSGPNRIGQGIEFDYCCCHASFALQDAGVESIMINSNPETVSTDYDTSDRLYFEPLCLEDVLNIFRKEKPDGVIVQLGGQTPLKLARALEKRGVPIIGTSPDSIDRAEDRKRFAEVLDKLKLRSPENGIASSKEKAREIATRIGYPVLVRPSYVLGGRAMLIVNEEVELDRYMEEAEEVSEDRPLLVDSFLQDATEVDVDALCDGKDVFVAGIMEHIEEAGVHSGDSACVLPPQSISTRMIQEIEEATHKLAIELNVKGLINIQFAIKDETLYVIEVNPRASRTVPFVAKSIGVPIVKLAVRIMLGESLASFNLGKRFSAPMITVKEAVLPFSKFPGVDTILGPEMRSTGEVMGIALSKGEAFVKAQIMAGEEPPKQGTVFVTINDKTKKELLEPVRSLSNLGYILIATEGTHKFLSENGILSSKINKIYDGYFPNVIDYIKEKKIHLIINTPLSRVTRENAFTIRQAAIKYKVPCLTTAQAAKALIHGLVEMKDKGFTVNSLQEIHKIPKKK; this is translated from the coding sequence ATGCCGAAACGTAGTGATTTAAATTCGATTTTAATTATTGGTTCAGGTCCGATTGTAATCGGTCAAGCTTGCGAGTTTGACTATTCCGGGACGCAAGCTACGAAAGCCCTTCGTGAAAAAGGGATTCGCGTAATTCTTGTTAACTCAAATCCGGCCACGATCATGACTGATCCGGATCTGGCAGATGCAACCTATATCGAACCTTTGACGGTTCCTGTTTTGGAAAAGATCATCAAAAAGGAAAAACCGGATGCCATCTTACCTACGGTAGGTGGGCAAACCGCTTTGAACCTGGCTCTGGCTTTGCACAGAGACGGTATACTGGAAAAATATAATGTAGAATTGATCGGCGCAAAGGTCGAAGCGATTCGTAAAGCGGAGGATCGGGAGCTTTTCAAAAAAGCTATGGAAAAATTGAACATCCGGGTAGCGAAATCGGTTATGGTTTCGGATATGGTCGCAGCCAGAGCCGCCGCGATCGAGATCGGTTTTCCCATCATCATTCGCCCGGCCTTCACTCTCGGGGGAACGGGAGGAGGGACTTGCTATGATCAGGATGAATTCGAAGATATTGCAGCAAAAGGTTTATCCGCATCTCCAATTTCGCAAATCCTGGTAGAAGAATCAGTATTAGGTTGGAAAGAATTCGAGTTGGAAGTCATGCGGGATCTAGCGGACAACGTAGTGATTATCTGTTCGATTGAAAACCTGGATCCGATGGGGGTTCATACCGGAGATTCCATTACTGTTGCCCCACAACAAACGTTAAGTGATAAAGAATATCAGAGACTCAGGGATATGTCGATCGATATTATCCGTGAAATCGGAGTTGAAACAGGCGGTTCCAATATCCAGTTCGCAGTCAACCCGGCAGATGGGGATGTGATAGTAATTGAGATGAATCCTCGTGTTTCGCGCTCGTCCGCGCTTGCATCGAAAGCGACCGGTTTCCCTATCGCCAAAATTGCAGCCTTATTATCCATCGGATATACTTTGGATGAGATTAAGAATGACATTACTCGTGTAACTCCCGCTAGTTTTGAGCCTTCTATAGATTATGTTGTAACGAAAATACCTAGATTTGCATTCGAAAAATTTCCTGGTAGCGATCCGACTCTAGGTGTTCAGATGAAGGCCGTGGGCGAAGCAATGGCGATCGGTCGAACATTCAAAGAGAGTTTTCAAAAAGCGCTTCGTTCTTTGGAATCGGATCGTTTCGGTTTCGGAAGTGACGGTTATTTGAAAGAGTTGATAGAATGGGACGGAATCAAAGATTCCGATAAAAAAGAATGGCTTACTGCAAAAGTAAAAAGACCCACCGACAAACGGATATTTTACGTCAAGCTTGCATTCAATTACGGATTGAGTGTGGAAGAGATTCATGATATATGCAAAATTGATCCTTGGTTTTTATATCAATTCGATGAATTGTTAACTTTGGAAAAAAGATTCAAAACGGAAGGTCGAACCATCTTGAGAGAAATGAAGAAGGCGGGATTTTCCAACCGCCAGTTGGCATTCCTAACTAAAGAATCTGAAATTTATACTCAGTTGCGAAGCGGCGCTCCGATAGACGTTACCAAATCGAAAATCGAAGGGATTTTACGCAAAGAGGAAGAGGATTTGGAAACTTATCTTCTAAAGGAACACTTAAGTCCTGTTTATAAAAGAATCGATACCTGTGCGGGGGAATTCGAAGCATTTACACCTTATTTGTATTCTTCATATGATGAAGAAGATGAAGCTGAAGTTTCTTCCAGAAAGAAAGTGATGATCTTGGGAAGCGGTCCGAACAGGATCGGCCAAGGAATCGAATTCGACTATTGTTGCTGTCATGCTTCTTTCGCATTACAAGATGCAGGTGTTGAATCGATTATGATCAATTCCAATCCTGAGACGGTTTCTACGGATTATGATACTTCCGACAGACTTTATTTCGAGCCGCTTTGTTTGGAAGATGTTTTGAATATCTTTAGAAAAGAAAAGCCCGATGGTGTTATTGTTCAGTTAGGCGGTCAAACTCCTTTGAAATTGGCTCGGGCCCTTGAAAAAAGAGGTGTTCCTATCATTGGAACGAGTCCAGATTCCATTGACCGTGCGGAGGACAGAAAACGATTTGCAGAAGTTTTAGACAAATTGAAACTCCGTTCTCCTGAAAACGGAATTGCGTCTTCGAAAGAAAAAGCAAGAGAAATTGCTACTAGAATCGGTTATCCCGTCCTGGTTCGACCTTCTTATGTATTAGGTGGCCGGGCCATGTTGATCGTGAACGAAGAAGTCGAACTAGATCGTTATATGGAGGAAGCGGAAGAGGTGTCCGAAGACAGACCTTTGCTCGTTGACTCGTTTTTACAGGACGCAACTGAAGTAGATGTGGATGCACTCTGTGATGGAAAGGACGTATTTGTTGCGGGCATCATGGAACATATTGAAGAAGCGGGAGTTCATTCCGGAGATTCCGCGTGTGTTCTTCCTCCTCAATCCATTTCTACAAGAATGATCCAAGAAATTGAAGAGGCAACTCACAAATTGGCGATCGAATTGAATGTAAAGGGATTGATCAACATTCAATTTGCAATCAAAGATGAAACTCTTTATGTGATCGAAGTGAACCCACGTGCTTCCAGAACTGTTCCTTTCGTTGCAAAGTCCATTGGAGTCCCTATCGTAAAATTAGCCGTTCGCATTATGTTAGGTGAATCGCTTGCTAGTTTCAACTTGGGGAAAAGATTTTCCGCACCGATGATTACCGTAAAAGAAGCAGTGCTTCCTTTTAGCAAATTTCCCGGTGTGGACACAATTCTCGGTCCAGAAATGCGTTCTACCGGCGAAGTAATGGGTATCGCTTTATCAAAAGGTGAGGCATTTGTGAAAGCTCAGATCATGGCGGGTGAAGAACCTCCTAAACAGGGAACGGTTTTTGTCACTATCAATGATAAGACTAAGAAGGAATTATTGGAACCTGTGCGCTCTCTTTCCAACTTGGGTTATATTCTGATTGCGACGGAGGGAACACATAAGTTTTTATCTGAGAACGGAATTTTATCTAGCAAGATCAATAAGATCTATGACGGATACTTTCCGAACGTAATTGATTATATCAAAGAGAAAAAAATCCACTTGATTATCAATACTCCTCTATCACGTGTTACTCGGGAAAACGCGTTTACAATCAGACAAGCGGCAATTAAATACAAGGTGCCTTGTTTGACCACGGCTCAAGCCGCTAAGGCATTGATCCATGGTCTGGTTGAAATGAAGGATAAGGGATTTACCGTGAATTCCTTGCAGGAAATTCACAAAATTCCTAAAAAGAAATAA
- a CDS encoding DUF1499 domain-containing protein encodes MKLQTTIASLALFLVSCTGSRPTNLGIKEGKLITCPETPNCISSFSDTKDTEHFRSPVTYKKPLPEAFAALKKKINDYERTNIIKEDGNYLYVEFTSLIMRYVDDVEFYFDEKNKLLHFRSASRLGKSDLGVNRKRIERILTGLDL; translated from the coding sequence ATGAAACTACAAACAACAATTGCCTCACTCGCCCTCTTCCTCGTTTCTTGCACCGGCTCCCGACCAACGAACTTGGGAATCAAAGAAGGAAAACTGATCACCTGCCCGGAAACACCGAATTGCATTTCCTCTTTTTCTGACACAAAGGACACGGAACATTTCAGATCCCCGGTAACTTATAAAAAACCATTACCGGAAGCATTCGCCGCTTTAAAGAAAAAAATCAATGACTACGAAAGAACCAATATAATCAAAGAAGACGGAAATTATCTCTATGTGGAGTTTACATCGCTAATCATGCGTTATGTGGACGATGTTGAGTTTTATTTTGATGAAAAAAACAAACTTCTGCATTTCCGATCCGCTTCCAGATTGGGCAAATCGGATTTGGGAGTGAACAGAAAGAGAATCGAAAGAATTTTAACAGGATTGGATCTATAA
- a CDS encoding YqaA family protein, whose product MNPTKTSHSESSVSTKQELKKILIQTAISIVIVVGIVFALAYFFRKPLLGLSSVFVELFGYLGLFFGMMLSDSLPAFIPPDAFLMLAVTGNMNGLLTIFWMGTGSIIGGSLAYVIGRYLIPRFHLGRQMVLHYEDRLLPYVRRYGFWAVVLAALTPIPYSWMAYTVGTFKMKYRLFFLGSLFRFARMAIYFYAMLAGWVSGV is encoded by the coding sequence TTGAACCCAACCAAAACCTCTCATTCCGAATCTTCCGTCTCCACCAAACAGGAATTAAAGAAAATTCTGATCCAAACGGCGATCTCGATCGTCATTGTGGTGGGAATCGTATTTGCACTGGCATATTTTTTTAGAAAACCACTTCTCGGCCTTTCTTCGGTTTTTGTAGAATTATTCGGTTATCTTGGCCTTTTCTTTGGAATGATGCTTTCCGATAGTCTTCCTGCATTTATCCCTCCTGACGCCTTTTTAATGTTAGCCGTAACTGGAAATATGAACGGACTGCTTACTATTTTTTGGATGGGAACCGGCAGTATTATCGGAGGTAGCCTAGCCTACGTCATCGGTAGATATTTGATTCCCAGGTTTCATTTGGGAAGACAGATGGTTTTGCATTATGAAGACAGACTACTTCCTTATGTAAGGAGATATGGTTTTTGGGCAGTGGTTCTCGCTGCGCTCACTCCCATCCCTTATTCGTGGATGGCTTATACCGTGGGAACTTTCAAAATGAAATACAGATTGTTTTTTCTCGGATCGCTCTTTCGTTTTGCCCGCATGGCGATTTACTTTTATGCAATGCTCGCCGGTTGGGTGAGTGGGGTTTAG
- a CDS encoding alkane 1-monooxygenase encodes MRLIKQYSFFISFALPALTVSGFYYGGYGNLLTPCFVFIVVPVLDLLVGRDSENPEDSRFQEIQSSEYYKYLTYGWVFVQSVFLLWALYSFAFSALTVLESVLFILSVSLVTGGIGITVAHELGHKNSEWEQFSSKLLLLQVCYMHFYIEHNRGHHVKVSTPDDPASSRKNESFYSFYPRTVIGSYLSAWSLEKEKLMRKGLSFFHYKNEMIQFSLIQLMFVSFIFFGFNFLERGMLPTNIADYSWKSVLFFLIQSVLGFSLLEVVNYIEHYGLERKQLENGNYEKVLPVNSWNGNYLVSNALLFQLQRHSDHHANAARRYQTLRHFPEAPQLPYGYEIMILIALVPPLWFRMVNPILERWK; translated from the coding sequence ATGAGACTTATTAAACAATATTCATTTTTTATTTCTTTTGCCCTACCAGCATTGACCGTATCGGGTTTTTATTACGGAGGGTATGGGAATTTATTGACACCATGTTTTGTATTTATTGTGGTCCCGGTATTGGATTTGTTAGTTGGTAGAGATTCCGAAAACCCTGAGGATTCACGATTTCAAGAAATTCAATCTTCGGAGTATTATAAATATCTGACATACGGTTGGGTATTCGTGCAATCCGTATTTTTGCTATGGGCATTGTATTCTTTTGCCTTTTCCGCACTCACTGTTTTGGAATCGGTTTTATTTATTCTTTCCGTTTCCCTTGTGACCGGAGGAATCGGAATCACAGTTGCGCACGAGCTTGGTCATAAAAATTCTGAATGGGAACAATTCTCGAGTAAATTACTACTTTTGCAGGTCTGTTATATGCATTTTTATATCGAGCACAATCGGGGCCATCATGTAAAAGTATCGACCCCAGACGATCCTGCCAGTTCGAGAAAGAACGAATCCTTTTATTCCTTTTATCCAAGAACCGTAATCGGCTCCTATTTATCGGCCTGGTCTTTGGAAAAAGAAAAATTAATGAGAAAAGGATTATCATTTTTTCATTATAAAAACGAGATGATTCAGTTTAGTCTGATTCAACTGATGTTTGTTAGTTTTATATTTTTCGGATTTAACTTTTTGGAAAGAGGAATGTTGCCTACGAATATAGCTGATTATTCCTGGAAATCGGTCCTGTTCTTTCTGATTCAATCCGTTTTGGGATTCAGCCTGCTGGAAGTTGTTAATTATATCGAACATTACGGTTTGGAAAGAAAACAGTTGGAAAATGGAAATTATGAAAAAGTTCTTCCCGTTAATTCCTGGAATGGAAATTACCTGGTTTCGAACGCGCTATTATTCCAATTGCAAAGGCATTCCGATCATCATGCCAATGCGGCCAGAAGATACCAAACTCTAAGACATTTTCCCGAAGCTCCTCAGCTTCCTTACGGATATGAAATCATGATATTGATTGCTCTGGTTCCTCCTCTGTGGTTTCGGATGGTGAATCCGATTTTGGAACGATGGAAGTGA
- a CDS encoding MBL fold metallo-hydrolase has translation MKQPFILILFTVFQLQCFLFRSIDKPSQLISLEPAPTDKVKFHWVGHATVLIQIYDKWILTDPNFSKSLGLVVKRYVEPGINPESIPSLDAVLISHSHFDHLDKSSLEVLNLKGNLYLPPGAKTYIPGALDSKGIEMKTWESKETDGLKITAVPAKHFGGRWLLDNVWDGDPYTGYMIEYRDMTVFFAGDTGYQGKEFKEMGKKYDIDVALLPVGPSKGPNNAIHINPNEAVQTFLDLHAKKMIPIHFGTFYRSMESELPDLLKAIEPLGNKAVLLGVGESYEFSKLD, from the coding sequence GTGAAACAACCGTTTATCCTTATCTTATTTACCGTTTTCCAACTACAATGTTTTCTATTTCGTTCCATTGACAAACCTTCCCAATTGATTTCTTTGGAGCCGGCTCCGACGGACAAGGTGAAGTTTCATTGGGTGGGGCATGCAACCGTACTCATTCAGATTTACGATAAATGGATTTTAACTGATCCTAATTTTTCAAAAAGTCTGGGACTTGTTGTTAAGCGTTATGTGGAACCGGGCATCAATCCAGAAAGCATTCCCTCTTTGGATGCTGTGCTTATTTCCCATTCCCATTTCGATCATTTGGATAAATCTTCTCTGGAAGTTTTGAATCTGAAAGGAAATCTTTATCTTCCTCCGGGAGCTAAAACCTATATCCCTGGAGCTTTAGATTCCAAAGGCATTGAGATGAAAACTTGGGAGAGTAAGGAAACGGACGGACTTAAAATAACAGCGGTTCCTGCCAAACATTTCGGAGGGAGATGGTTGTTGGATAATGTCTGGGATGGTGATCCTTATACCGGTTATATGATTGAATACAGAGATATGACTGTTTTTTTTGCAGGGGACACCGGTTATCAGGGAAAAGAATTCAAAGAAATGGGAAAAAAATATGATATAGATGTCGCTCTACTTCCCGTCGGACCAAGCAAAGGACCGAATAATGCAATTCACATTAACCCGAATGAGGCGGTGCAGACATTTCTTGATTTACATGCGAAGAAAATGATTCCGATTCATTTCGGAACATTCTATCGTTCTATGGAATCGGAACTACCCGATCTTTTGAAAGCAATCGAACCTTTGGGAAATAAGGCGGTACTTCTGGGAGTGGGAGAGTCTTACGAATTCAGTAAATTGGATTGA
- the pth gene encoding aminoacyl-tRNA hydrolase, which produces MIHLLIVGLGNPGKKYELNRHNIGFIILDEYVKSKGESWKENKKYYESVINGDSYKVHFVKPLEYMNLSGKAVQTFAQMYKIPATNILVLQDEVDLPFGKIKNKIGGGTAGHNGLKDIVEKIGSSDFHRLRFGVGKPEKGQMEVADYVLQNFTEEERKEFDALLSESTKKIDEWLKNALNNLKKGSAA; this is translated from the coding sequence ATGATTCACTTACTCATCGTAGGTCTCGGAAATCCGGGAAAAAAATATGAACTGAATCGGCATAATATCGGCTTTATCATTTTGGATGAGTATGTAAAATCCAAAGGTGAGTCTTGGAAAGAGAACAAAAAATATTACGAATCTGTCATCAACGGTGATAGTTACAAAGTTCATTTCGTAAAACCACTGGAGTATATGAATTTATCCGGCAAAGCAGTGCAAACTTTTGCCCAAATGTATAAAATTCCCGCCACAAATATCCTTGTGTTACAAGATGAAGTCGATTTGCCTTTCGGGAAAATAAAAAACAAAATCGGCGGTGGAACCGCAGGTCATAACGGTCTAAAGGATATAGTTGAGAAAATCGGTTCCTCTGATTTTCATAGGTTGAGGTTTGGAGTGGGAAAACCGGAGAAAGGGCAAATGGAAGTTGCCGATTATGTTTTACAAAACTTTACGGAAGAAGAAAGAAAAGAGTTCGACGCACTACTTTCCGAATCCACCAAAAAAATCGATGAATGGCTCAAGAACGCTTTGAATAATCTCAAAAAAGGATCGGCTGCTTGA
- a CDS encoding Smr/MutS family protein, translating to MRTIYIRKMRFEEAKLKLEREINDAFMDGESYVEIVHGIGEGILKRMAVDYVESCDFLKLLDRDPMFRGNPGATQVEILAPSKEYINRLKK from the coding sequence ATGCGCACCATCTATATCCGCAAAATGAGATTTGAAGAAGCGAAGTTGAAATTGGAAAGAGAAATCAACGATGCTTTTATGGATGGGGAGAGTTATGTGGAGATCGTTCATGGAATCGGAGAAGGGATACTGAAAAGAATGGCGGTTGACTACGTAGAGTCCTGCGATTTTCTGAAATTACTGGATAGAGATCCGATGTTCCGGGGCAACCCGGGAGCCACTCAAGTAGAGATTTTGGCTCCCTCCAAAGAATACATCAATAGATTGAAAAAATGA